AGTAAATTAATTTACTCCGAAAACGATCAGAAACGATACTGTGTTTGTAAAGCAGGCGTTGTATGGTCGAAAACGATCAATTTAGAAACATTTTGTGTGAAGTAATGCATTGGTATGGAATACacattgaaacaaaacataaattGGAATTCTTCTTGTGCTAATAAATGGCATTTTCGATAACCTTTCTAACGGTAGGTAATAATTGATCATATGTGATACCATTTTCTTGCTGTGAAGCTTTGGTCAGGTATCTCAATAAGTATGATAAAACTCTAGTATTCTGCATTAGTCGCCTCAGCAGTGGGTAGTTGATTGTTTTATTCCTTGGCCTATGGGGATATATCTATAACCATTTAACCGCTTTGTTCTGAAGGTAGGTTTTCTATGCATGATCATATGGGGTAACTAAATTTGAGATTTATTTTCTTATCAACTTCTTTTCATCCTAATGACTCCTTTGACACTGTTTCATGTTTgtcctttagttgagtgttcgcccctgtgaggaaggctttgggatCTGTCCCCTGAACTTTAGTTGAGTGTtcctctgtgaggaaggctttgggtccTGTCacctggcctttagttgagtgttccactatgaggaaggctttgagaTCTGTCCCTGGCCTTTAATTGAGTGTTCACCCCTATGAGAAGGCTTCGGGTCCTGTCCCTTGACCTTCAGTTGAGTgctcgcccctgtgaggaaggcttcgAAACGGTCCCTTGACCTTCAGCTGAgtgtttgcccctgtgaggaaggcttcgAAACTGTCCCTTGATCTTCAGTTGAgtgtttgcccctgtgaggaaggcttcgAAACTGTCCCTTGACCTTcagttgagtgttcgcccctgtgaggaaggctttgagaTCTGTTCCTGACCGAAACAAACCGAGTCTACACAATGGTAGTTACTTCTCCTGTTTAACGCTTAGCATTTTGGTATTGGGACAACTGGTTCTCCCGTTGTCATTATAGTGTGACGGATGGATGGTCATGCTGGATGTCTTCAGCATTATATTTCAACGAGGTAGCGCTGAAAGGTCGAAATCAGATTCTCGCtatcacaaggacacaaacacgaacataccaaagcctcccaaaacacatacacgCCAAACGCATTCATCTCTCACACGAACTACCATAGGAGTttttaggacgttaaaaaattCATTATTAAACCAAACCATATGCCTCCTCgtttttactgaaatattatTACCTAGACAGTGCAGCATTACACCCCTTTGGTTCACATCATTCTGACAACGGGTTTACTATAGTTCCCGCAGCATCAATTTCAAGCTGAAAGTCAATTACCAATTATGAAATAACGTATACTCTGGTCAGGGAATAGAAACATTAAACACTTCTTGCTTAAAGTGAAACCTCATCACAAaggcaaaaacaaaaaacgaggGAATAGAAATGTCAAATTAAGAAGTCTTATTCtaattatttaatcatttaaaatgAGACAATGTTAGAGTTTGCTATGATCTGTATTAACTATTACCTCTCTCGAAAGAGGACTTTTACATACCTTCGCTTTCGGTTTCTATAGCGACGTACAATAGCAATACTGGCGAGCAGGACCACTACTACAACAAAACCCACAACTGAACACGGTATATAGACGGAAGGTCCAACAGCAGGTGTTCCTGGTGACGTCACTTTATGTCCCATTGGAAGAGATGACGTCCTGATGTTGGTAGTGGTGTAGATGACATCAGACGTTACTACCCGGGGCAAAGTAACAGTTGTTTGGTAGGTTTTGGGTGTAGTTGCTACTGAAGACTTCGATGGAGATGGCGGGACCGTAGTTGGTTTTGGAGTTGTGATCGGTTCAGTAGGAGATGGTTTTGCCGTGGTCGGTTTCGCTGTAGTCTTTGGAGTAGTAATCTGCTTAGTAGGACGTGCTTTTGTTGTGGTAGGGCCTATTGAAGGTACTGAAGGTTTAAATGTAGGTTTATATGTCGTTGTTTTGGTGTACCTTGGATCAATGGTGGTACAGTTTGAACTGCCATCGTCGTAAATGTTACAGTCAAAGGAGAAGCATACAACATCCATACCGGTCGCTAAGATGTGGTGCACTGAAAAGAATATTTGTAAAGATGAATTCTACGAAATAGTTCCAATAATTCGGTATCTCAAACAAACGAAATTGACCTCATCTCATGAATTTATAAAACGAGGAGTACACGATGACAAATATACACTTGCCAATACACGCATCAAATAAATGACCCTATAATGGTTACtatctatatgtacatgttgatTGAATAATGTCATAATCCTATTGGGGTTTGACTCAGCAGCAAAATAAATGTTATTCGATGAACACCGCCACTTCATCTCTTAAAGGTCATTGTAAATGTTAgtgttatagtatataacaatattCCCCAAATTTCTTTACTATGAAAGGTAAAAACTACAAGCATTTTACATTGATAATCTggtaatgaaattgaaatatacaaaatatgttgcCTAATGCAAACTTAGAAATGGACATATCAAATCAATTTCACTTCTTGAAGTATTATATCAAACCATTGTATCATGAACACTGGATTGATATAAATGTTCTCACCTCCTCTGTGTCTTGGTTCCTGTAACACTAAGTAACTTCCCTGTATCGTCTAACAGGAAGTAAGGACACTAAGTTTACATAGACTGGTGGAAATCCTTCTAACGCTATAAATAACACGCAAAATACACTTCACGCTTCATAGTTCTTCAATGTTAAAGATGTCATTTTTAACACCTGATTGTAACCATGTATATTATAGCCTGCAGTACTATACACAGGAACATGAAAATAGTTATAGTCGGTTAGTaattggaccttccctagtgtgtgtAGCACAGTTCcacatttatgtttttttcaggAGGGGGATGGGGGAGGGGGATTGACACCACTCGGTGTACATTAGGTTTGATGTCATGTTAACTGAATATAAACACTGAGGGATGTCATTTTTACTGAATGTGAATGTAAACTGTAATTTTACCTAACTTACCAAATGCACCTATCCAAATTACAACAAAGACCATGTTAACAATTACTACCGTTTGGTCATAACTTAGTTTGGCAAAGACAAAATCTGCAAAACTGGATATTTATACTCCAACCAGGaagtttaaatataaattcaaataaCAGACACCACTGctataaaaaagaaattctgatataacacatacacaaaTCTATATATACTTCTTTTGTAGTACCACTGGAGTAAAATATTATCATGCTCACACGGGACATTTAATATTATGTAACCTGAATGTGGTATCATCGGGCAAGGCATGGCCCATTTGTGGATTCGGGCTATGCCTTACCATCCAGGGGACAAACGGTACACTACCAATAACTAGGTCTCCACACGACAAACGGTACACTAACAATAACTAGGTCTCCACATGACAAACGGTACACTACCAATAACTAGGTCTCCACATGACAAACGGTACACTACCAATAACTAGGTCTCCACACGACAAACGGTATACTACCAATAACTAGGTCTCCACACGACAAACGGTACACTACCAATAACTAGGTCTCCACACGACAAACGGTATACTACTAATAACTAGGTCTCCACACGACACACGCTACACTACCAATAACTAGGTCTCCACACGACAACCGATACACTACCAATAACTAGGTCTCCACATGACAAACGGTACACTACCAATAACTAGGTCTCCACATGACAAACGGTACACTACCAATAACTAGGTCTCCACACGACAAACGGTACACTACCAATAACTAGGTCACCACACGACAAACGGTACACTACCAATAACTAGGTTTCCACACGACAACCGATACACTACCAATAACTAGGTCTCCACATGGCAAAAGATACACTACCAATAACTAGGTCTACACACGACACACGCTACACTACCAATAACTAGGTCTCCACACGACAACCGATACACTACCAATAACTATGTCTCCACATGACAAACGGTACACTACCAATAACTAGGTCTCCACACCACAAACGGTACACTACCAATAACTAGGTCTCCACACGACAAACGGTACACTACCAATAACTAGGTTTCCACACGACAACCGATACACTACCAATAACTAGGTCTCCACACAACAAACGGTACACTAACAATAACTAGGTCTCCACATGGCAAAAGATACACTACCAATAACTAGGTCTACACACGACACACGCTACACTACCAATAACTAGGTCTCCACACGACAACCGATACACTACCAATAACTAGGTCTCCACATGACAAACGGTACACTACCACTAACTAGGTCTCCACACCACAAACGGTACACTACCAATAACTAGGTCTCCACACGACAAACGGTACACTACCAATAACTAGGTCTCCACACGACAAACGGTACACTATCAATAACTAGGTCTCCACACGACAACCGATACACTACCAATAACTAGGTCTCCACACGACAAACGGTACACTACCAATAACTAGGTCTCCACACGACAAATGGTTCACTAACAATAACTAGGTCACCACATGACACATGGTACACTACCAATAACTAAGTCGCCACACGACAAACGGTACACTACCAATAACTAGGTCTCCACACAACAAACGGTACACTACCAATAACTAGGTCTCCACACGACAAACGGTACACTACCAATAGCTAGGTCTCCACACGACAAACTGTACACTAACAATAACTAGGTCTCCAAACGACAAACGGTACACTACAAATAACTATGTCTCCACACGACAAACGGTACGCTACCAATAACTAGGTCTCCACACGACAAAACGGTTTCAACTAACAATAACTAGATCTCCACACGACAAACGGTACACTACCAAATAACTAAGGTCTCCCACACGACAAACGGTACACTACCAATAAATATGTCTCCACACGATAAACGGTACACTACCAATAGCTAGGTCTCCACACGACAAACGGTACACTACCAATAACTAGGTCTCCACACAACAAACGGTACACTACCAATAACTAGGTCTCCACACGACAAATGGTACACTACCAATAACTAGGTTTCCACACGACAAACAGTACACTAACAATAACTAGGTCTCCACACGACAAACGGTACACTACCAATAACTATGTCTCCACACGACAAACGGTACGCTACCAATAACTAGGTCTCCACACGACAAACGGTTCACTAACAATAACTAGGTCTCCACACGACAAACGGTACACTACCAATAACTAGGTCTCCACACGACAAACGGTACACTACCAATAACTAGGTCTCCACACGACAAACGGTACACTACCAATAAATATGTCTCCACACGATAAACGGTACACTACCAATAACTAGGTCTCAACACGGCAAACGGTACACTACCAATAACTTTGTAATATGACTTGAGTGTTTGCTTTATTCTCATTGGCCCACTTCATGTTTTCCTCTCCAGCACCTGTTTGTGAGTAgacctgttcgtgctaaaaATAATTCGACTGGGAAATTCCCTTCACATTGCCGACCGGTTCGTGTTATTTTTCGCACGAACAGGTCTGCAATCTTTGCTTCCCTGTTGTCCAATCGCGCAACGCGTTACTTTTgacaacagccaatcagaatgcttgatACAAGCGATCGTTTGGAAccactttgtttacaatatggcaGACGGTCAACCCACAGAACGCTTTGCTACAATAAACGAAGAAGAACTTAATGATCTATTGAAGAAAAAAGATGCAAAGTACACACGCAAGAACACTGTTGTCGCTGCGAAATTATTTAGGCAATATTTGGGTGCCAAAAGGCAGTCAACGGACTTCGAACATTATAGTAAACATGATTTGGACAGGAGCCTTGGGAAGTTCTACGCTGAAGTGCGACAAGAAAACGGGGACCACTACAAGAAGACAAGTCTAATAGCCATTAGACACGGGATAAATAGGTATTTATCCAGCTCTGCTACGAGTGTGTGTGATATTGTAAACGACACAGCATTCAGAgaatcaaaaacaaaatgtgtgaCGCTGTGTGTAAAGACCTTGTGTTGTTGGACTTCAGTGTCTCTTTTTAACTGAATTATACAATTtcatatatttgtgatattgaAAGCTACTggtaattcatcaatatctACACTCCAATAAAATCTGACCATggattaaatataaaatctgtgatatattgttactgattaTCAATGTTGTTTTTGCAAATGGTTCTATTATTAAACTGTTTAATTGTTAACTTCTTAAttgttattcatttgttttatttggtcATATTACAAAGCAgttattgcattttgttttcggtgtacacgagactatacggacctggGCAAGAGTTTGTTCACCTCGGCCTTCGGCGTCGATGAACAAACTCTTGCccaggtccgtatagtctcgtgAACACCTcaacaaaatgcaataattgtataagGTCTCCACACAACAAACGGTACACTACCATTAACTACGTCTCCACACGACAAACGGTACACTACCAATAACTAGGTCTCCACACGACAAACGGTACACTACCAATAACTAGGTCTCCACACGACAAACAGTACACTACCAATAACTAGGTTTCCACACGACAAACAGTACACCAACAATAACTAGGTCTCCACACGACAAACGGTACACTACCAATAACTAGGTCTCCACACGACAAACGGTACACTACCAATAACTAGGTCTCCACACGACAAACGGTACACTAACAATAACTAGGTCTCCACACGACAAACGGTACACTAACAATAACTAGGTCTCCACACGACAAACGGTACACTACCAATAACTAGGTCTCCACACGACAAACAGTACACTAACAATAACTAGGTCTCCACACGACAAACGGTACACTACCAATAACTAGGTCTCCACACGACAAACGGTACACTACCATTAACTACGTCTCCACACGACAAACGTTACGCTACCAATAACTAGGTCTCCACTCGACAAACGGTACACTAATAATAACTAGGTCTCCACTCGACAAACGGTACACTACCAATAACTAGGTCTTCACACGACAAACGGTACACTACCAATAACTACGTCTCCACACGACAAACGGTACACTAACAATAACTAGGTCTCCACTCGACCAACGGTACACTACCAATAACTAGGTCTCCACACGACAAACGGTACACTAACAATAACTAGGTCTCCACACGACAAACGGTACACTAACAATAACTAGGTCTCCACACGACAAACGGTACACTAACAATAACTAGGTCTCCACACGACAAACGGTACACTGCCAATAACTAGGTCTCCACACGACAAACGGTACACTACCGATAGCTAGGTCTCCACTCGACAAACGGTACACTAACAATAACTAGGTCTCCACACGATAAACGGTACACTAACAATAACTAGGTCTCCACATGACAAACGGTACACTACCAATAACTACGTCACCACACGACAAACGGTACACTACCAATAACAAGGTCTCCACACGACAAACGTTTCACTACCAATAACTAGGTCTCCACACGACAAACGGTACACTACCAATAACTAGGTCACCACACGACAAACGGTACACTACCAATAACTATGTCTCCACACGACAAACAGTATACTACCAATAACTATGTCTCCACACGACAAACGGTACACTACCAATAACTAGGTCTCCACACGACAAACGGTACACTACCAATAAATATGTCTCCACACGATAAACGGTACACTACCAATAACTAGGTCTCCACACGGCAAACGATACACTACCAATAACTAGGTCTCCACACAACAAACGGTACATTACCAATAACTAGGTCTCCACACGACAAATGGTACACTACCAATAACTAGGTTTCCACACGACAAACAGTACACTAACAATAACTAGGTCTCCACACGACAAACGGTACACTACCAATAACTACGTCTCCACACGACAAACGTTACGCTACCAATAACTAGGTCTCCACACGACAAACGGTTCACTAACAATAACTAGGTCTCCACACGACAAACGGTACACTACCAATAACTAGGTCTCCACACGACAAAAGATACAATACCAATAACTAGGTCTCCACACGACAAACGGTACACTACCAATAAATATGTCTCCACACGATAAACGGTACACTACCAATAACTAGGTCTCAACACGGCAAACGGTACACTACCAATAACTTTGTAATATGACTTGAGTGTTTGCTTTATTCTCATTGGCCCACTTCATGTTTTCCTCTCCAGCACCTGTTTGTGAGTAgacctgttcgtgctaaaaATAATTCGACTGGGAAATTCCCTTCACATTGCCGACCGGTTCGTGTTATTTTTCGCACGAACAGGTCTGCAATCTTTGCTTCCCTGTTGTCCAATCGCGCAACGCGTTACTTTTgacaacagccaatcagaatgcttgatACAAGCGATCGTTTGGAAccactttgtttacaatatggcaGACGGTCAACCCACAGAACGCTTTGCTACAATAAACGAAGAAGAACTTAATGATCTATTGAAGAAAAAAGATGCAAAGTACACACGCAAGAACACTGTTGTCGCTGCGAAATTATTTAGGCAATATTTGGGTGCCAAAAGGCAGTCAACGGACTTCGAACATTATAGTAAACATGATTTGGACAGGAGCCTTGGGAAGTTCTACGCTGAAGTGCGACAAGAAAACGGGGACCACTACAAGAAGACAAGTCTAATAGCCATTAGACACGGGATAAATAGGTATTTATCCAGCTCTGCTACGAGTGTGTGTGATATTGTAAACGACACAGCATTCAGAgaatcaaaaacaaaatgtgtgaCGCTGTGTGTAAAGACCTTGTGTTGTTGGACTTCAGTGTCTCTTTTTAACTGAATTATACAATTtcatatatttgtgatattgaAAGCTACTggtaattcatcaatatctACACTCCAATAAAATCTGACCATggattaaatataaaatctgtgatatattgttactgattaTCAATGTTGTTTTTGCAAATGGTTCTATTATTAAACTGTTTAATTGTTAACTTCTTAAttgttattcatttgttttatttggtcATATTACAAAGCAgttattgcattttgttttcggtgtacacgagactatacggacctggGCAAGAGTTTGTTCACCTCGGCCTTCGGCGTCGATGAACAAACTCTTGCccaggtccgtatagtctcgtgAACACCTcaacaaaatgcaataattgtataagGTCTCCACACAACAAACGGTACACTACCATTAACTACGTCTCCACACGACAAACGGTACACTACCAATAACTAGGTCTCCACACGACAAACGGTACACTACCAATAACTAGGTCTCCACACGACAAACAGTACACTACCAATAACTAGGTTTCCACACGACAAACAGTACACCAACAATAACTAGGTCTCCACACGACAAACGGTACACTACCAATAACTAGGTCTCCACACGACAAACGGTACACTACCAATAACTAGGTCTCCACACGACAAACGGTACACTAACAATAACTAGGTCTCCACACGACAAACGGTACACTAACAATAACTAGGTTTCCACACGACAAACGGTACACTACCAATAACTAGGTCTCCACACGACAAACAGTACACTAACAATAACTAGGTCTCCACACGACAAACGGTACACTACCAATAACTAGGTCTCCACACGACAAACGGTACACTACCATTAACTAGGTCTCCACACGACAAACGTTACGCTACCAATAACTAGGTCTCCACTCGACAAACGGTACACTAATAATAACTAGGTCTCCACTCGACAAACGGTACACTACCAATAACTAGGTCTTCACACGACAAACGGTACACTACCAATAACTACGTCTCCACACGACAAACGGTACACTAACAATAACTAGGTCTCCACTCGACCAACGGTACACTACCAATAACTAGGTCTCCACACGACAAACGGTACACTAACAATAACTAGGTTTCCACACGACAAACGGTACACTAACAATAACTAGGTCTCCACACGACAAACGGTACACTAACAATAACTAGGTCTCCACACGACAAACGGTACACTGCCAATAACTAGGTCTCCACACGACAAACGGTACACTACCGATAGCTAGGTCTCCACTCGACAAACGGTACACTAACAATAACTAGGTCTCCACACGATAAACGGTACACTAACAATAACTAGGTCTCCACATGACAAACGGTACACTACCAATAACTACGTCACCACACGACAAACGGTACACTACCAATAACAAGGTCTCCACACGACAAACGTTTCACTACCAATAACTAGGTCTCCACACGACAAACGGTACACTACCAATAACTAGGTCACCACACGACAAACGGTACACTACCAATAACTATGTCTCCACACGACAAACAGTATACTACCAATAACTATGTCTCCACACGACAAACGGTACACTACCAATAACTAGGTCTCCACACGACAAACGGTACACTACCAATAACTAGGTCTCCACACGACAAACGGTACACTAACAATAACTAGGTCTCCACACGACAAACGGTACACTACCAATAACTAGGTCTCCACACGACAAACGGTACACTACCAATAACTAGGTCTCCACACGACAAACGGTACACTACCAATAACTAGGTCACCACACGACAAACGGTACACTACCAATAACTAGGTCTCCACACGACAAACGATACACTACCAATAACTAGGTCTCCACACGACAAACGGTACACTACCAATAACTAGGTTTCCACACGACGTTATGGGAAAGAGTTGATAATAGCCGAAAACCGCTGGAACTTTTACAAAATGGGTGAATGAATGGAGTTAAAGATATGAATTATATGTTCAACTTTCTTAATAAAAGTTTAATATTTCTAAGCTTGCAAAATGCAAAGGAT
Above is a window of Pecten maximus chromosome 7, xPecMax1.1, whole genome shotgun sequence DNA encoding:
- the LOC117331536 gene encoding platelet glycoprotein Ib alpha chain-like isoform X1, whose translation is MDVVCFSFDCNIYDDGSSNCTTIDPRYTKTTTYKPTFKPSVPSIGPTTTKARPTKQITTPKTTAKPTTAKPSPTEPITTPKPTTVPPSPSKSSVATTPKTYQTTVTLPRVVTSDVIYTTTNIRTSSLPMGHKVTSPGTPAVGPSVYIPCSVVGFVVVVVLLASIAIVRRYRNRKRSLEDGQLLDADTICDLQLEYPQSIFNEERQYVQPTALSSNDNPVLSDAPLDDDIDDTVERAAPVYRDNIMFERTTFGTQRERDTNKDKVV